ATCGAGCCGCAGTTCAATGAACTTGGCCCCGCGCTTGACGGCCTCTTGGAGTTCGATCGCCACCATCTTGTGGCGGGTTCGCCCGACAACCACGCAAATTCGATCGACATCCAACGACATGATCGCGCCCCGCAAAGAATCCCAGTCACCCGTTCTGTCACTGTACCGCCCCAATGGCCACAAGGAAAGCCCCCAACTGACATCCCCCCCTGCATCCCCCGACATCCCCGGTTCTCCGCGAGTTGGTCGCATGCCCGGTTCCGTGGCGATTTTCGGGCCGATGCGATGGATCAGTCGCATTCGCATCCTTGTCAGAAATTTCGCCGGAATGGGAATTCGCTTGACGCATCGGCGGCCGAGTCATTCAACGACTGTTCGATTTCGTCGCAATCTCGAAGCGGGGGACACCAGGATGGTCCGACTGCTGATGCTACTGCTGTGCCTGCTGGGAATCGGCCCATCGGCTAGTTTTGCCCAAGAGAAACCGCTGCTGCGGTGGGGTGCGGATAAGACCGGGGGCATTCCGTATCTGTTCGATAATCCCGCGAATCCTCGGCAACTCATCGGCTTCGAGGTCGATCTGGCCGACTATTTGGCCAAGGAATTGGGCCGCAAGGCGGAGTATGTGCAGGGCGATTGGTCGAAATTGCCCGAACTCCTCGCCAAGGGCAACGCCATTGATGTGGTGATGAACGGGTACGAATTCTCGTGGACTACCGAAGAACAGTATCCCTCCACGATTCCGTACTTTATCTACACGCTGCGATTGGTCGCGCACCCCGATGACGATTCGATTCAATCATGGGACGATCTTCGCGCAAAACCGGGACGTCCGAAAAAGCGCGTGGGGGTGCTCACCGGATCGCTGGCACATCGGTATCTCGAGCGGGAATTCAAAGACGATGTCGAAATCCTCGCCAATGACGATGTCGCCAATGTCTACGATCTGGTCAGCCGCAAGCAGCAACTCGATGCCACTGTGCAAGATTCGCCCAGCGCAGTCTACTTTCTGAATCACGATTATCGTGGCAAACTCAAACTCGTGGGCGATGCTCGGGAGCCGAATTTCTACGTGATTCTGACTCGGTCCCAAGACCGCGAATTGCGGGAAGCGCTGAACGCCGCCCTCCGCAAGGGGCTGCAAGATGGCACGCTCGAACGCATCTACAAAAAATACGGCCTGTGGACGCCCGAACAATTGCAGCTGACCGAGGCCCACAAAGCGAATTGGCCGCCCGAACGTACCGAAATCCGCGTCATCGATTGGGGGCTGATCTGGGAGAAATTGCTCTCCGCCGCTTGGACGACCGTGAAACTGACCTTTCTGGCCATGCCGTTGGCGATTCTGATGGGGCTGATGATCGCCATTGGGCGGTTGTACGGCCCGTGGTTGCTGCGCGTGGTGCTGTCGGTGTATGTCGAGGTGATTCGCGGCACGCCGTTGTTGCTGCAACTGTATGTGCTGTTTTACCTTCTGCCGCGGGTGGTGTCGCTGGATTACCCGCCGTTTGTGTTCGCCGTCATCGGGCTTGCCATCAATTATTCCGCATACGAGGCGGAAGTCTACCGGGCGGGGTTGCTGTCGATTCCGCGTGGGCAAATGGAGGCGGCGTTGGCCATGGGGCTGACGCAACGGCAGGCACTGGGCCTGGTGATCGTTCCGCAGGCGGTTCGCGTGGTGATTCCGCCCGTGACCAACGACTTTATCGCCCTGTTCAAGGATACCTCCGTCTGTTCGGTCATTCTCGTCACCGAACTCACGCGGGAATATAACGTACTGTACAACGGCAACCGCGATTTGGTGATTGAGTTGGCGGCACTGACGGCGATGCTCTATCTATTCATGAGTTATCCGCTGTCGCTGCTGGCCCGCCAACTGGAACATCAGCACCCGCAAGCGAGGGTCTAAGCCATGACGACACCCCAACCGACTGCGGTCGCCGCCCCGACTTCGCCCAGCGCTGGAACGAGCCGCAGCGAGGTCATGATCGAAATTACCGGCTTGGTCAAGCAGCATGGCACGCAGATCATTCTCAACGGCATCCAAATGGCCGTCACCACCGGCGAGGTGGCGGTGCTGGTGGGGCCATCCGGCGGCGGCAAAAGCACGCTGATGCGCTGCATCAACGGCCTGGAGACGTTTCAAGGCGGGCTGATCCGAGTCGGCTCGCACCTGCTCAAGCCCGGCACGGATAGCACCGATCGCAGTCTGGTCCCCCTGCGAAAACAGGTGGGCATGGTGTTCCAACAATTTCATTTGTTTCCGCATCTGAGCGTGTTGGACAATGTCTGCATCGGGCCGATTCATGTGCTGGGCATGCGCCGCGAAGAAGCGATTCTGCAAGCCAGCGAACTGCTGCGGCGCGTCGGACTCAGCGAGAAGGCCAGCGCCAAGCCCGGCCAACTGTCCGGTGGCCAACAGCAACGCGTCGCCATCGCCCGCACTCTGGCCGTGCGACCGGCCGTGATTCTGTTCGATGAGCCAACCAGCGCATTGGATCCGCAAATGGCGCTGGAAGTCGAAGGCGTGATTGCCGATCTCGCCAAAGACGGGCAAACCATGTTGGTGGTGACGCATAGCATGGATTTTGCCCGGCGCGTGGCCACCACCGTTCACCGCATGAAAGCGGGCCAGATTGTGCAATCCGGCCCACCCGCCGACGTGTTAAGCCCCACCGCGTGAATGCGGTTTCAACCTTAGAAATGTTCGAGTTCTCCCGAGGATACTGCCCATGAGCGCAACCACCGTTGAACCCCGTCTTATCACCGTCGGCCACTCCCCCGACCCGGATGATGCGTTCATGTTTTACGCGCTGGCCAAGGACAAGCTCGATACCGGCAATCTGCGATTTCGCCATGAATTGCAGGACATCGAGACGCTCAACCGGCGGGCACTCAAGGGCGAACTCGAAGTCTCGGCCGTCAGCATTCACGCCTATGCCCACCTGCTCGATCAGTATGCCCTGCTCCCCACCGGCTGCTCGATGGGGGACAACTACGGGCCGATGGTCGTGGCCAATGACAAATATGATTTGGAACATCTCAAAAAGACCACGATCGCCGTGCCGGGCACGATGACGACGGCGTTTCTGTCGTTGAAATTGCTGCTGGGCGAATTCGATTACGAAGTCGTGCCGTTCGATCAAATTCTGCAAGCCGTGGAAGATCGCAAGTTCGATGCCGGCCTGATTATTCACGAAGGCCAACTGACCTTCCAAAATCAAGGTCTGCATCTGATCGTCGATTTGGGCGTGTGGTGGCAGCAAAAGACCGGCCTGCCGTTGCCGCTGGGCGGGAATGTCGTCCGCAAAGACTTGGGCGATGCGACCATCCGCGAAGTCAGCCGCCTGATTCGGGCCAGCATCCAATATTCGCTGGATCATCGGCAGCCAGCGTTGGAATATGCGTTGAATTATGCCCGCGATATGGATGTCTCGCTGGCCGATAAGTTCGTTGGCATGTACGTCAACAATTGGACGTTGGATTACGGCGAACGCGGTCGCGCGGCCGTCCGCAAGTTGCTCGAAGAAGCCCACAAAGCGGGGATTATTCCGGCACCCGTTGCTGTTGAGTTTGTGGACTGATACAATTGTGAGATGGGTGATCGACGGCCGTTCCCTTCCCGGCATGGACTGCGCCGATGGAATCGATGTTTCACTTTGTCTCACCGCCGAGTCAATGTACCTATCTCCCGGATGAAGAATGGGAGATGGAATACCACATCGTCGCCAACATGACTGCCGCGGAATATGCCGCGAAGATGCAGCAAGGTTGGCGGCGATTCGGGCATGCGCTGTTTCAGCCGCGCTGTTCGCATTGTCAAGCCTGCCAATCCCTTCGGATCAGCGTCCCGAAATATGAACCGAATCGTTCCCAACGCCGGGCCTGGAAAGCGAACCAACATGTTCGCCTGATGATTGGTGCCCCATCCGCCACGCGCGCGAAGCTGGAACTCTACGATCGCTATCACGCCTTCCAGAGCGATTTCAAAGGCTGGCCCGGTCACGATCCCAAATCGCTGGCGGACTACGTGGAATCGTTCGTGGCCAACCCCTTCCCAACCGAGGAATGGTGCTACTACGAAGGCGATAAACTCGTGGGCGTGGGCTATGTGGATGCCCTGCCGGTGGGACTTTCGGCAATCTATTTCTATTACGATCCTGACACCCGCGACCGCTCCCCAGGTACGTTCAACGTCATGCGGATCCTCCACGAAGCCGCCCGACGCAAACTCCCCTGGGTCTATCTGGGCTACTACGTCGAAAACTGCCGATCATTAGCCTACAAATCGAAGTTTCTGCCCAATCAAGTCTACCGTCAACGCCAAGGGTGGATTGACTATCGGACCATGGAATCCCCCGGCGAATCCCACTAAGCCCGATTCCCACCCGCGGATTTCTCGTGCAATCAATTCGAACTCAATCTCCATAACCTCTGACAAAATCAGGGGTTATGCTCCTTTTCTGGCTCGCGATTGGTCGGCATTCGGGTGACGATTGGGCAGGCTGGAAAATTTGCGCGAACGACTCCCGAAGTCGCTGCGTATCAACGGATAGTCGATCCTTCTGTCACCGAGACGAGGCTGGGCGAGCATGGCTCAGGATCTGGTTGTTGAGACACGCAGTCTCACCAAAGTCTATCGCGATTTCTGGGGTCGCCGGAAGAAAACCGCGCTCAACGCTCTGGATCTGAAGATCGAGCGGGGCGAAATCTTCGGGCTGCTGGGGCCAAACGGTTCCGGCAAAACCACCACAATCAAGCTACTGCTGGGGCTTTTATTCCCCACCAGCGGCGATGCGTTGGTCTTCGGCGAGCCGGCATTGCAGGTGCGCAAAAACGAGAAAATCGGCTATCTGCCGGAAGAATCGTACCTGTACCGCTTCCTGAATGCGGAAGAAACCCTGGATTTCTACGGGCGTCTGTTCAACATTCCGACGGATGTCCGGGAAGAACGCGCTCGCAAACTCATCGACATGGTCGGTCTGACCAACGACCGCAAGCGAATCCTTCGCGAATACTCCAAGGGGATGCGGCAGCGCATTGGCTTGGCCCAAGCGCTCATCAACGATCCCGAATTGGTCATCCTCGACGAACCCACCTCGGGCCTCGACCCGCTGGGGACTCGTTGGATGAAGGATCTCATCAAGGATCTTCGCAACCAAGGCAAAACGGTGCTGATGTGCTCGCACCGCTTGGACGATGTGCAAGACGTCTGCGATCGCGTGGCGATTCTGTACAACGGCGACCTGCAAGAACAGGGCGGCGTGAAGGAATTGCTGCAAGACGAAATCCGCCTGGAAGTGCAAGCCCGAGGCGTGCGCGAAAGCGATGAGTTGAAGAAGGAACTCGCCGCGCTGATGACCAAATACGGTGGCGAACTGGAATTTGTCGGCCACCCGACCACCACGCTGGAAGAACTGTTCCTGCGGATTGTCGAAGAATCCAAGGCGCGACCGGGTCGTCGGTTCTTGCCGCGTGAGGAATCGGCTGCCCCGGCGAATCCCCCGGCGAAATCCTAAGCGATACCCGATCTTCCCAGACGATAACCGCACACCACAAGGGACGCTGAGATGCTCGGTTCGATGACACTTTTGGGGATCTTAGTCCAAGAGCGATCCCCGATTGGATACAAGGATCTGGCTGGCCAGGTCCAGACATTCTTGCAAGACGCGGGGGGCTTCGCAGCGGTCGGGCTAGTGCTGTGGATCGTCGCCTCGTTATTCGCCTCTTCGCCCATTGATCCCACCGAGCCGTCTCGCAAACGAGTCAGCTCGCTGATGTACGCGATGGTCGGATTGGCACTGCTGCTGTACTTGTCCGCCGGCGTGAACATGTTTCTGGAATCGGTCCGCGCCAGTTCCGATGAATCGGTCCGCCTCGAACTTCAGCAGCGAGAAATCATCGCTGCTCAAAATCCAAGCATGTTCCGTGGGGACACCACCTCGATTCTGCTGATGGTGGCGGGGATCTTCGCCCTCATTGGCCTCTGCGATCCCTTCGTCCGCGATCTAACCAAGCTCAGCATGCGGCGCATCTGGGCACTGGCCACCATCGCCTTCAAAGAAGCGTATCGCCGGCGCATCGTCTGGGTCTTTTGCGTCTTCCTGCTGATTTTTCTGTTCCCGCCGAAATGGTTCTTCAACATCAAGGCGGAAGATGAACTGAAAACCAACGTCAGTGCCATCTATTGGAGCATGACGCCGCTGTTGCTGCTCACCGCCGGTCTGCTGGCGGCCTTCAGCATTCCAACCGATGTGCGATCGCAAACGATTCACACGATTGTCACCAAGCCCGTGCAGCGCTTCGAGATTGTTCTGGGACGTTTCCTGGGCTTCTCCATGCTGATGTCGGTGGTGCTGTTCACGCTGACCGGCTTCAGTCTGTTGCTGATTCAAACGAGCAACGTCGATGAAGCCGCCGCCGAAGAATCGCAAAAAGCCCGCCAACCGCTCTACGGCCTCATCTCCTTCCAGGGCAACAACAAAGATGCCAACTGGTACGGTGAATCCGTGGGTCGGGAGTGGGAGTATCGCCGCTACATCGCCGGTGGACCGACTTCGTCCCAGCGCGCGGTCTGGAATTTCATGTCGCTGCCGTCGGATCTCATCGCCGGTCGAGCGGCCGTGCCGTTGGAATTCGCCTTCGACATCTTCCGCACCACCAAGGGCGAAGAAAATCGTGGCGTGCTCACCTCGCTGCAAATCGTGACCTGGCAATGGGATAACGTCGCCAAGCAGAAAGAATACGAGCAAGCCGCACGCGATGCGGGCGTCTATCAGCAAAACGTCGATCCGAGCGATTCCCGCTGGGCCAAAGTCAATGAGTTGGCCCGCAAGTACGGCATCTTCGAGTTCCGCAACAAGCAGGTGGTTGACTACCACACGCAAGCGATTCAAGTGCCCACCGGATTGTTCGAAAATGCCCTTGATGGCACACCGCCGAGCAATCCCAACGCACCGCCCCAACCGCTGGTCCGCGTGCTGGTCAAGTGCGAAAGCCCGACACAGTTTTTGGGGATGGCCCCGTATGACCTGTACTTCCTGGAAGGCGAAGGCAGCTTCACGCTGAACTTCTTCAAGGGGGCCGTCGGGCTGTGGTGTCGGTTGCTCATCATCATCGGCATCGCCGTCGCGGTGAGTACCTACCTCAACGGGATCATCAGCTTGCTCGTCTCGGTGTTCCTCATCCTGGCGGGATTCTTCCAAGACTTTATTGCCGACCTGGCCCGTGGCACCAACTACGGTGGTGGTCCACTGGAATCGTTCAATCGGCTGGTTCGCGGCGACAACATCACCATCGAACTCGACCGCACCCCAGCGATTCAATTCGCCCAGGGGGTCGATGAAGGGTTCCGTTGGCTGGTGCGACGGTTGTTGAACATCATTCCGGACATCGAACGATTCAACTGGACGCCGTATGTGGCGGAAGGCTTCAACATTAGCGGCGAGTTCCTCATCATGAACGTGCTGTTCCTGGTGGCCTACTTGCTGCCCTGGGCAATCCTGTCGTATTACCTGATGCGGTCCCGTGAGATTGCCACCTGGTGAGAACCGATCCCGCGCGGTGTTCGCATCGCGCGGCTGTTTCGGGTGAGGAGTTTCGATCATGAGCGCAACCTACGAACGCCGCTCCGCCCAGCGCAAGCTCGCGTACTTTGGCATCATCCTGGTACTGCTGACGCTGACGATTCTGTGGCGCGGAATCATTAGTCTGCCGAATCTGTTTGCCGAGAAGACCATTCTCGCCCAAGCCGAACGCTTGGAAATGCGCGAGATTGACCAAGGCGAAACCGAACTCAGCGGCTCCGCCATCCGCCTGCTGCTGACCGGCTCGCGCGGCTTGGCCGTCTGCTCGCTCTGGGTCGCCGCCCAGGAAAAGCAAAAACGCCACGAATGGAACGAACTGGAACTGCTGGTGAAATCGATCACCAAGCTGCAACCCCACTTCGTCACCCCGTGGTTGTTCCAATCTTGGAATATTTCGTATAACGTGTCGGTCGAATCCGATCGACTCAACGACATGTATTTCTACATTGGTCGCGGCATCGAACTGCTCGCCGAGGGCGAACGGGTCAACCGCAACAACCCCGACTTGCGATACTGGGTCGCCTTCACCTACCAGAACAAGTTCGGCGTCTCCGACAAAGTGGACACACTGCGCTGCCTGTATCAGCTCAGTTGCATTCCGCCGGATGAACGCGATCCCAAGAAACTGGTCGATGAAAAGGGCGAAATCAACCTGCGTGCCTTCGAGCAATTCTGCCAGAAGAATCCGCAGTTGGTCCGCCGACTCCGCGAAAGCAAAGTCGCTTGCCTGACCCCGGAAGAAGTCATCGAGTTCCTGCGGGACAACCGCAAGGTGCCGTCGCGGTATCAAGATGCGACCACGCTGGCCAAGACTGGGGATCAATTCCCGGTGCTGCCGCCCGCGTTCGTGCCCGGTGGCGAAGACGAACAGAAGCCCAACGAGCCGATCTCCGATTCCGGTAGCGATGCGTTCTTGGCCGCTCGGGCATGGTATCGCTACTCGCTGTTGCCGCTGCCCGACCCCGATCCGGAACCCTCGGCCACCCCGGAACGCGCCCCACCCGGCAAGCGCATTCCCCGCAAGCCGATGCTGATTCTGTTCCGTCAAGGGGCCGCTCGGACACAATCGTATTATGCCGAACGTCTGCAAGCGGAAGGCTGGTTCGACGAAACTGGTTGGATCGTCGATGATCGCATCATTGGCCGAAATCGCTGGTTCCCCGATTCCACCGTCATTCTGGGCAGCGGAACCAAGTGGTCGAAGGTCGCCTGGGAACGGGCCCACGAAATGTGGTATCAGCACGGTCGCTCCAACGGTCTGCTGCTCACCCCGGAACAGGTCGAAAACTATCGCAATGATGCCCGCCTGCTTCTGGACATGGGGCTGGTGAAATCGATGGAAGAGAACACCCCGACGCTGACGGCCGATCAGTTGGCCGACCCGGCACTGGCTCGCGCGGCCGACAGCCACCGCAAGCTCATGTACCTGCGTCAGAATTTGGGTGTCACCAACTTCACCTACTTCCTGTACAACGCCGAAGCGGAGAAGGACGACATCACCATTCGCGGTCGCAAATTGTTCTTCGATGCCGATCGACTCGCCAGTCGCTACGCGGACGAAGCCAAGGCGATTGCCTCGTACCGCGAAGCATTCGATCTGTGGAAACGGGTGTTCGTTACCTATCCGCAGTATCACCGCGATGAGCGTTCGGACCAATCGCAAGATTGGGTGTATGAACGTCAGTTGAAGTACGAAAAGCTGCTGAAATCGGAATACGGTAGCACCGCTCGCAACGCGGTAGCCTATGCCCGAAATCTGCTGCAACAAGCGACAGCAACGGTACTTCCGCTCAATGGGTTGACCTCGCCGTACCTGTTGGAAGCCCGCGATGCTCGCCTGCAAGAGCGTCAGAGCCTTCCGCTCACCGGACCGCTGGAAGGCTTGGCTCCGGATGGTCAGCCGTG
This DNA window, taken from Tuwongella immobilis, encodes the following:
- a CDS encoding ABC transporter substrate-binding protein/permease (The N-terminal region of this protein, as described by TIGR01726, is a three transmembrane segment that identifies a subfamily of ABC transporter permease subunits, which specificities that include histidine, arginine, glutamine, glutamate, L-cystine (sic), the opines (in Agrobacterium) octopine and nopaline, etc.): MVRLLMLLLCLLGIGPSASFAQEKPLLRWGADKTGGIPYLFDNPANPRQLIGFEVDLADYLAKELGRKAEYVQGDWSKLPELLAKGNAIDVVMNGYEFSWTTEEQYPSTIPYFIYTLRLVAHPDDDSIQSWDDLRAKPGRPKKRVGVLTGSLAHRYLEREFKDDVEILANDDVANVYDLVSRKQQLDATVQDSPSAVYFLNHDYRGKLKLVGDAREPNFYVILTRSQDRELREALNAALRKGLQDGTLERIYKKYGLWTPEQLQLTEAHKANWPPERTEIRVIDWGLIWEKLLSAAWTTVKLTFLAMPLAILMGLMIAIGRLYGPWLLRVVLSVYVEVIRGTPLLLQLYVLFYLLPRVVSLDYPPFVFAVIGLAINYSAYEAEVYRAGLLSIPRGQMEAALAMGLTQRQALGLVIVPQAVRVVIPPVTNDFIALFKDTSVCSVILVTELTREYNVLYNGNRDLVIELAALTAMLYLFMSYPLSLLARQLEHQHPQARV
- a CDS encoding amino acid ABC transporter ATP-binding protein is translated as MTTPQPTAVAAPTSPSAGTSRSEVMIEITGLVKQHGTQIILNGIQMAVTTGEVAVLVGPSGGGKSTLMRCINGLETFQGGLIRVGSHLLKPGTDSTDRSLVPLRKQVGMVFQQFHLFPHLSVLDNVCIGPIHVLGMRREEAILQASELLRRVGLSEKASAKPGQLSGGQQQRVAIARTLAVRPAVILFDEPTSALDPQMALEVEGVIADLAKDGQTMLVVTHSMDFARRVATTVHRMKAGQIVQSGPPADVLSPTA
- a CDS encoding menaquinone biosynthesis family protein, which produces MSATTVEPRLITVGHSPDPDDAFMFYALAKDKLDTGNLRFRHELQDIETLNRRALKGELEVSAVSIHAYAHLLDQYALLPTGCSMGDNYGPMVVANDKYDLEHLKKTTIAVPGTMTTAFLSLKLLLGEFDYEVVPFDQILQAVEDRKFDAGLIIHEGQLTFQNQGLHLIVDLGVWWQQKTGLPLPLGGNVVRKDLGDATIREVSRLIRASIQYSLDHRQPALEYALNYARDMDVSLADKFVGMYVNNWTLDYGERGRAAVRKLLEEAHKAGIIPAPVAVEFVD
- a CDS encoding arginyltransferase gives rise to the protein MESMFHFVSPPSQCTYLPDEEWEMEYHIVANMTAAEYAAKMQQGWRRFGHALFQPRCSHCQACQSLRISVPKYEPNRSQRRAWKANQHVRLMIGAPSATRAKLELYDRYHAFQSDFKGWPGHDPKSLADYVESFVANPFPTEEWCYYEGDKLVGVGYVDALPVGLSAIYFYYDPDTRDRSPGTFNVMRILHEAARRKLPWVYLGYYVENCRSLAYKSKFLPNQVYRQRQGWIDYRTMESPGESH
- a CDS encoding ABC transporter ATP-binding protein, with the protein product MAQDLVVETRSLTKVYRDFWGRRKKTALNALDLKIERGEIFGLLGPNGSGKTTTIKLLLGLLFPTSGDALVFGEPALQVRKNEKIGYLPEESYLYRFLNAEETLDFYGRLFNIPTDVREERARKLIDMVGLTNDRKRILREYSKGMRQRIGLAQALINDPELVILDEPTSGLDPLGTRWMKDLIKDLRNQGKTVLMCSHRLDDVQDVCDRVAILYNGDLQEQGGVKELLQDEIRLEVQARGVRESDELKKELAALMTKYGGELEFVGHPTTTLEELFLRIVEESKARPGRRFLPREESAAPANPPAKS
- a CDS encoding ABC transporter permease; its protein translation is MLGSMTLLGILVQERSPIGYKDLAGQVQTFLQDAGGFAAVGLVLWIVASLFASSPIDPTEPSRKRVSSLMYAMVGLALLLYLSAGVNMFLESVRASSDESVRLELQQREIIAAQNPSMFRGDTTSILLMVAGIFALIGLCDPFVRDLTKLSMRRIWALATIAFKEAYRRRIVWVFCVFLLIFLFPPKWFFNIKAEDELKTNVSAIYWSMTPLLLLTAGLLAAFSIPTDVRSQTIHTIVTKPVQRFEIVLGRFLGFSMLMSVVLFTLTGFSLLLIQTSNVDEAAAEESQKARQPLYGLISFQGNNKDANWYGESVGREWEYRRYIAGGPTSSQRAVWNFMSLPSDLIAGRAAVPLEFAFDIFRTTKGEENRGVLTSLQIVTWQWDNVAKQKEYEQAARDAGVYQQNVDPSDSRWAKVNELARKYGIFEFRNKQVVDYHTQAIQVPTGLFENALDGTPPSNPNAPPQPLVRVLVKCESPTQFLGMAPYDLYFLEGEGSFTLNFFKGAVGLWCRLLIIIGIAVAVSTYLNGIISLLVSVFLILAGFFQDFIADLARGTNYGGGPLESFNRLVRGDNITIELDRTPAIQFAQGVDEGFRWLVRRLLNIIPDIERFNWTPYVAEGFNISGEFLIMNVLFLVAYLLPWAILSYYLMRSREIATW